One Succinivibrio dextrinosolvens DNA window includes the following coding sequences:
- a CDS encoding IS66 family transposase produces the protein MSFFHGIDLCGSVQIVLRSSEALQGLQIQPIKILKNEFVIISVDRCNKDIKVDLQELKANFEKIAKQLQEETKSNPAQASLFVALLGIMQLLFGLVESLQQQLANKTLSNKRVADENINGKRSEKKKGVDSSDKNRADNLSSKKKTNQKELKIEHRERVIGYKGKELSTEEADKLIGTTFTGDDGKRYRYTRRLNSSVKQEIEIRLIQTQYYKLEYIEVDEDGNEKISTLRQTALSSKTDFLKKTSVSVNLMAYIIYLWIRLKSPLNRVAVSLAEYGIKLSRQQLYKDVGITSFMLQPVYEHIKTYIKEEKNLCIDETYFQCREKLKSRIEEPPSGGSKRKAQKSLSKSMRSYIYGIAGERVCIFNHDICRDYDIPKKILLENGIDINTYVETDGFYRGGFNRDENDEILFQHGWCWIHCKRNFCVLMNYGTKTDDTPIDAFIKCHWEKDIEEGRWFCDKISNAFHILHQLTDKCKKDSRLNIVELKNKELRPIIEEICTEANRIYPDIKSTKNEEARRSCSEKFHAAIVYIVNNEDRLKSFLDSPYGLMHSTRIEESFRELDILRNSMMASDTIQGAEHLALIYTLYKTAQLNHIEFETYLRKVISAMTEHMHQIVFEKDARGTITGYKSHSIPSEILDALMPWNMDQAK, from the coding sequence TTGTCATTTTTTCATGGAATCGATCTCTGTGGATCTGTACAGATCGTTCTGAGATCTTCTGAAGCACTTCAGGGATTGCAGATTCAGCCCATAAAAATCCTTAAAAATGAGTTTGTTATAATATCGGTAGATAGATGTAATAAGGACATTAAAGTGGATTTACAAGAGCTGAAAGCGAACTTTGAAAAGATTGCCAAACAGTTACAGGAGGAGACTAAATCAAATCCTGCACAGGCATCCCTGTTCGTTGCATTGCTGGGAATAATGCAGCTCTTATTTGGACTTGTAGAATCTCTGCAGCAACAGCTGGCAAATAAGACTCTCTCAAATAAAAGAGTCGCAGATGAAAATATTAACGGAAAACGTTCAGAAAAGAAGAAAGGAGTAGATTCCTCTGATAAGAATCGAGCAGACAATCTATCCTCTAAGAAAAAGACCAATCAGAAAGAGCTCAAAATAGAACACCGTGAAAGAGTTATTGGCTATAAGGGAAAAGAGCTATCTACAGAAGAAGCAGATAAACTCATTGGTACCACCTTCACAGGAGATGACGGTAAAAGATACCGTTACACCAGAAGACTGAATTCCTCAGTAAAGCAGGAAATTGAAATCAGGCTGATACAGACTCAGTACTACAAGCTTGAATATATTGAAGTAGATGAGGACGGAAATGAGAAAATCAGCACTTTAAGGCAAACAGCACTAAGTTCCAAAACAGATTTTCTCAAGAAAACCTCAGTCAGTGTAAACCTGATGGCATATATCATTTATCTGTGGATTAGACTGAAAAGTCCCCTCAACAGAGTGGCAGTTTCACTTGCAGAGTACGGAATAAAGCTATCAAGGCAGCAGCTGTATAAGGATGTAGGAATTACCTCGTTTATGCTTCAGCCTGTGTATGAGCATATAAAGACATACATTAAGGAAGAGAAAAACCTCTGTATAGATGAAACATACTTCCAATGCAGAGAGAAGCTTAAATCCAGAATTGAGGAGCCGCCCTCTGGGGGAAGCAAACGTAAGGCCCAGAAATCACTGTCAAAAAGTATGCGAAGCTATATCTATGGGATTGCAGGAGAGCGTGTCTGCATATTCAACCATGATATTTGCAGAGACTATGATATTCCAAAGAAAATACTTCTGGAAAACGGCATAGACATAAATACCTATGTAGAAACTGATGGCTTCTACAGAGGTGGCTTCAACCGTGATGAGAATGATGAAATCCTATTTCAGCATGGCTGGTGCTGGATTCACTGTAAAAGAAACTTCTGTGTACTGATGAACTATGGCACTAAGACAGATGACACACCAATCGATGCATTTATCAAATGTCACTGGGAGAAAGACATTGAAGAAGGTCGCTGGTTCTGCGATAAGATTTCCAATGCATTCCATATACTGCATCAGCTTACTGATAAATGCAAGAAAGATAGCAGACTGAATATTGTAGAGCTTAAAAATAAAGAGCTTAGACCAATAATTGAGGAAATCTGTACTGAAGCAAACAGAATTTATCCAGACATTAAGTCAACCAAAAATGAAGAAGCCAGAAGAAGCTGTTCTGAAAAGTTTCATGCAGCTATTGTGTATATCGTGAACAATGAAGATAGGCTCAAATCCTTTCTGGATTCTCCATACGGACTAATGCACAGTACAAGGATTGAGGAAAGTTTTAGAGAACTGGATATTCTCAGGAACAGTATGATGGCATCTGATACTATCCAGGGCGCAGAGCATCTGGCGCTGATATACACTCTGTACAAGACTGCTCAGCTGAATCACATTGAATTTGAAACATATCTGAGAAAGGTTATTTCAGCTATGACAGAACATATGCATCAGATTGTATTTGAGAAAGATGCCAGAGGAACAATTACAGGTTATAAATCTCACAGCATTCCAAGTGAGATTTTAGATGCACTGATGCCTTGGAATATGGATCAGGCAAAATAA
- a CDS encoding tripartite tricarboxylate transporter substrate binding protein, which translates to MRFKYLLSLLCMIGFCCITNAQAWEPTKDIEVIVAYKPGSGTDTGARLLSSFAERFFKHKLVVKNVNVEDGTTRWNTLIKAKPDGYTIGFINLPTFATQTLNSSIKMTDVVPICNHVTETSIVVVRADSPYKTIRELVEDAKSKGNLLASTNGFMASNHTAAQLLAHSGGFDYIAVDCGGTSDQLKALLNDEVQFTCVKVPDVVPLLQKSNPEIRILASFSEKRLKDYPEVPTLAEYGYYDKWYGSSRGIVAPKGIPDEILQYYVKTFHAMMDDFEVATAHRNANLALDYKDNLNLEATMLASVFFCKDIIPMIYKEEDLKKHGN; encoded by the coding sequence ATGAGATTTAAATACTTACTGTCCCTGCTTTGCATGATTGGGTTCTGCTGTATAACTAATGCTCAAGCCTGGGAACCTACTAAGGATATAGAGGTCATTGTTGCCTATAAGCCTGGAAGTGGAACAGATACAGGAGCAAGACTATTAAGTTCTTTTGCTGAGCGCTTTTTTAAACATAAGCTGGTTGTGAAAAATGTTAATGTGGAGGACGGTACTACAAGATGGAATACTCTGATTAAAGCTAAGCCTGATGGATATACAATAGGTTTCATTAATCTGCCTACTTTTGCAACACAGACATTGAATTCCTCAATTAAAATGACAGATGTTGTACCCATCTGTAATCATGTGACAGAAACTTCAATCGTAGTCGTAAGAGCTGATAGCCCATATAAAACGATAAGAGAGCTTGTTGAAGATGCTAAGTCTAAAGGTAATCTTCTGGCCTCCACAAACGGTTTTATGGCCTCGAATCATACGGCTGCCCAGCTTCTGGCCCATTCCGGTGGCTTTGATTATATAGCTGTAGATTGCGGAGGAACATCTGATCAGTTAAAGGCTCTCTTAAATGATGAGGTTCAGTTTACCTGTGTAAAGGTTCCGGATGTTGTTCCGCTGTTGCAAAAGTCCAACCCTGAAATAAGAATTCTCGCCTCTTTTTCAGAGAAAAGACTTAAGGACTATCCTGAGGTGCCAACTCTGGCTGAATATGGATATTACGATAAATGGTATGGTTCATCCAGAGGCATTGTTGCTCCTAAGGGAATTCCTGATGAGATCCTGCAGTATTATGTAAAAACATTCCATGCAATGATGGATGACTTTGAGGTGGCCACGGCTCACCGTAATGCCAATCTTGCTTTGGATTACAAGGATAATCTGAACCTTGAAGCCACAATGCTTGCAAGTGTGTTCTTCTGTAAAGATATTATTCCGATGATTTACAAGGAAGAGGATCTTAAGAAGCACGGTAACTAG
- a CDS encoding tetratricopeptide repeat protein — MKKVVSITILAFIASVVSTTAIAQQSRIESLESQCNSGDLDACDALGCEFARGDLIEADLTKAANIFTSACDKNNGSACGHLGYLYTVGNGVKLNLDQAAVLYKKACDLNFYESCVNLGISYILGSGIEKSLDKAIPLLRKGCEHEQATGCTLIGNAYYNGMGLEKDLKLANTYYVKACEMESGEACANIGLNYAQGEGVDQDYELAYEYFTKGCDLGAGEGCFNAGVMYANGWGIEQDYTISKAYYSKACYLHYKPGCDEYENLNNEGL; from the coding sequence ATGAAAAAAGTCGTATCCATAACGATATTGGCCTTTATCGCCAGCGTTGTGTCAACTACAGCAATAGCACAGCAGTCACGTATAGAGTCTCTTGAGAGTCAGTGTAATTCTGGAGATTTGGATGCGTGTGACGCTTTAGGCTGTGAATTCGCCCGAGGGGATCTGATCGAAGCGGATCTGACAAAGGCTGCAAATATTTTTACCTCTGCCTGTGACAAGAATAATGGCTCTGCCTGTGGGCATCTGGGGTATCTGTACACCGTAGGAAACGGGGTTAAACTCAATCTTGATCAGGCTGCCGTTCTGTATAAAAAAGCCTGTGATCTTAATTTCTACGAAAGCTGTGTAAATCTTGGTATCAGCTATATTCTTGGCTCCGGTATCGAGAAATCTCTTGATAAAGCAATTCCTCTTTTAAGAAAAGGCTGCGAGCATGAACAGGCTACAGGCTGTACTCTGATTGGCAATGCCTATTACAACGGAATGGGGCTTGAAAAAGATCTTAAACTTGCAAATACCTATTATGTTAAGGCCTGTGAAATGGAGAGCGGGGAGGCTTGCGCTAATATCGGACTGAATTATGCTCAGGGCGAGGGAGTAGATCAGGACTATGAGCTGGCCTATGAGTATTTCACAAAGGGCTGTGATCTTGGAGCAGGTGAGGGCTGTTTCAATGCTGGTGTTATGTATGCAAACGGCTGGGGCATTGAACAGGATTACACAATAAGTAAAGCTTACTATTCTAAAGCTTGTTATCTGCACTATAAACCAGGCTGTGATGAATATGAAAATCTTAATAACGAGGGATTGTAA
- the prmA gene encoding 50S ribosomal protein L11 methyltransferase: MSDSDWIQIKLRTTNQLADTIAELLEQFGALSVSYTDAEDSPILEPRPGERKLWPNTEVTGLLAQGTDPEPILNALKAILGDHIPMVATHLEDKNWIRAWMDQFKPLKFGRRLWICPSWLSVDEKDSVVVMLDPGLAFGTGTHPTTALCLEYLDSLDLKDKQVLDYGCGSGILAVAALKLGARKALGVDIDEQALIASKENASRNGVADKLELVMGSDKKLNLPKSPITVANILAGPLAELEPIIADLTQSGGLLALSGILTEQADSVIEAYSKDFIMNKVKDKEGWALLTGTRK; the protein is encoded by the coding sequence GTGAGCGATTCAGATTGGATTCAGATTAAATTAAGAACAACCAATCAGCTGGCAGATACTATTGCTGAGCTGTTAGAGCAGTTTGGCGCATTATCCGTAAGCTACACTGATGCTGAAGATTCTCCTATTCTTGAACCTCGTCCCGGAGAGAGAAAGCTTTGGCCAAATACTGAAGTTACAGGCCTTTTAGCCCAGGGAACTGATCCTGAACCTATTTTAAATGCATTAAAGGCAATTCTTGGAGATCATATTCCTATGGTTGCCACCCACCTTGAGGATAAAAACTGGATTAGAGCCTGGATGGATCAGTTTAAGCCTCTGAAGTTTGGTAGAAGACTATGGATCTGTCCATCATGGCTAAGTGTTGATGAGAAGGATAGTGTTGTTGTTATGCTAGATCCTGGTCTTGCTTTTGGAACCGGTACTCACCCTACAACCGCATTGTGTCTTGAGTATCTGGATTCACTGGATTTAAAGGATAAACAGGTTTTAGATTATGGCTGTGGTTCTGGTATTTTGGCGGTTGCAGCCCTGAAGCTTGGAGCAAGGAAGGCTCTTGGTGTTGATATTGATGAGCAGGCTCTGATTGCATCTAAGGAAAATGCGTCCAGAAATGGAGTTGCAGATAAACTTGAGCTGGTAATGGGCTCTGATAAAAAGTTGAATCTTCCTAAATCTCCTATTACAGTAGCAAATATTCTTGCCGGACCTCTGGCAGAGCTTGAGCCAATAATTGCAGATTTAACTCAGAGTGGAGGTTTGCTTGCTTTGTCTGGTATTTTAACTGAGCAGGCTGACTCTGTTATTGAGGCTTATTCAAAAGACTTTATCATGAATAAGGTTAAGGATAAGGAAGGTTGGGCGCTTCTTACCGGAACCAGAAAATAA
- a CDS encoding transposase translates to MDNIQQIASNSKTFLSFSSVLSKECLNISKLLHQSGFRKRSGADILTMFMVFIKSIFCGAYSLHDRYSLNDVESPDCSYYALMRFISNSKHNWSLLLLLVAKTAISIISSLNNKGHIYTLCVDDTVIERPRGKKIEGLSRTFNHVIGKTVKVTQIY, encoded by the coding sequence ATGGATAATATACAACAGATCGCTTCAAATTCCAAAACTTTTTTATCCTTTTCATCTGTCCTTTCTAAGGAATGTCTGAATATCTCCAAACTTTTACATCAGAGTGGATTTAGAAAACGTTCTGGAGCGGATATTCTTACCATGTTTATGGTTTTCATAAAATCCATATTCTGTGGTGCTTATTCACTGCATGACAGGTATTCTCTAAACGATGTTGAGTCTCCTGACTGCAGTTACTATGCTCTGATGAGATTTATCTCCAATAGTAAACATAACTGGTCTTTACTGCTGCTTCTGGTTGCAAAGACAGCAATATCTATCATCTCATCTCTGAATAACAAAGGTCACATCTATACTCTGTGCGTTGATGACACTGTAATAGAAAGACCAAGAGGGAAAAAGATAGAAGGTCTGTCTAGAACGTTTAACCATGTAATAGGAAAGACAGTAAAGGTTACGCAAATCTACTGA
- a CDS encoding transposase, translating to MPVASELMSSRKEDCIIRKHNKRIDKRSAGGKRRANSVMRKPKLLIKLCKGILNKGIKAEYVLMDTWFYSDSLVASLKELSLDSICMIKKNLKFAFVGETVRHNLKYILSTLGQRNHTSDIISTVVVQTESGQQVKLVFIRNRNNRKEFITLLSSNIHLSAEEIVELYSRRWSIECCFKAAKQYLGLNSECFARDYDSICALNRISYIRFTVLEIIRRHEEDPRSHGQLFRDSCSAIRTISFIEALETLSVCFTSLIDALDKAGCIVKGKLQDAYKLAEEIIEKWYDSISEFLRKLLKPSNIPEFLNN from the coding sequence ATCCCTGTTGCCTCTGAGCTAATGTCCTCCAGAAAAGAAGACTGCATAATCAGAAAACACAACAAGCGCATTGATAAACGCAGTGCGGGTGGCAAAAGAAGAGCCAATTCCGTTATGAGAAAACCCAAGCTTCTAATCAAGCTCTGTAAAGGTATTCTGAACAAAGGCATCAAGGCAGAATATGTTCTTATGGACACCTGGTTCTATTCAGACAGTCTGGTTGCATCTTTAAAGGAGTTATCTCTGGATTCAATCTGCATGATTAAGAAGAATCTGAAGTTTGCCTTTGTCGGTGAAACCGTAAGACATAACCTGAAGTACATTCTGTCCACCTTAGGTCAGCGTAATCATACTTCAGATATTATCAGCACTGTTGTGGTTCAGACTGAATCAGGTCAGCAGGTTAAACTGGTCTTTATCAGAAACAGAAATAACCGCAAAGAGTTCATTACTCTCTTAAGCTCAAATATTCATTTGTCAGCTGAAGAGATTGTTGAACTGTACTCCAGAAGATGGTCTATCGAATGCTGCTTCAAAGCAGCAAAACAATACCTTGGGCTGAACTCTGAATGCTTCGCCAGAGACTATGATTCCATCTGTGCTTTAAACAGAATCTCTTACATCAGATTCACTGTACTTGAAATCATAAGACGTCATGAAGAAGATCCAAGAAGTCATGGACAGCTATTCAGAGATTCTTGCTCTGCAATAAGAACCATATCTTTTATCGAGGCACTGGAAACATTGTCTGTATGTTTCACCTCTCTAATTGATGCCCTGGATAAAGCCGGTTGCATAGTAAAAGGAAAGCTTCAGGATGCATATAAACTAGCCGAGGAGATTATTGAGAAATGGTATGATTCCATTTCAGAATTTCTCAGGAAACTCCTGAAACCTTCCAATATACCTGAGTTTCTGAATAATTAA